In Allomuricauda ruestringensis DSM 13258, the following proteins share a genomic window:
- a CDS encoding formylglycine-generating enzyme family protein, which yields MTIKSIGILYLLLGTMVMGYGQKTSNYTQSLPGVDIEFEMVAIPSGTFLMGSPKDELGRKSDEGPVREIEVEGFWMSKFEITWEVYNLFIERAIDNLENEAKVTEVNLEIDAVSGATTPYVDMSLGMGREEGYPAVNITQRAASAFCEWLSAITGRYYRLPTEVEWEYAARAGSDQPYYFGVDPSELSDHAWFDQNSGGAYHKVGTKKPNPWGLYDIYGNVAEWTLDQYNENGYADAKLPFEPVINEYPIAIRGGSFRDGPQQLRSASRLASNPIWKQRDPQFPRSKWWFTDAGFVGFRVVRPVTPPAPENYYDYWIKN from the coding sequence ATGACAATAAAATCAATCGGGATACTCTATTTGCTTTTGGGCACCATGGTAATGGGATATGGACAAAAAACATCTAATTACACCCAAAGCTTGCCAGGCGTGGATATCGAATTTGAAATGGTTGCTATTCCTTCCGGCACTTTTCTAATGGGAAGCCCAAAAGATGAGCTTGGCAGAAAATCTGATGAAGGTCCAGTTCGGGAGATTGAGGTTGAGGGCTTTTGGATGTCCAAATTTGAAATCACTTGGGAGGTGTACAATCTTTTTATTGAAAGGGCCATAGATAATCTTGAGAACGAAGCTAAGGTCACTGAGGTCAATCTCGAAATCGATGCCGTTTCCGGTGCCACTACCCCTTATGTTGATATGAGTTTGGGTATGGGACGGGAAGAAGGTTATCCTGCAGTAAACATTACACAAAGAGCAGCTTCCGCATTCTGCGAATGGCTTTCCGCTATAACTGGTCGTTATTACCGATTGCCCACAGAAGTGGAATGGGAATACGCAGCACGGGCCGGGAGCGACCAACCTTATTATTTTGGGGTTGACCCATCAGAATTAAGCGATCATGCATGGTTTGATCAAAACAGCGGTGGGGCTTACCATAAAGTAGGAACAAAAAAACCAAATCCTTGGGGACTTTACGATATTTATGGCAACGTTGCCGAATGGACCTTGGATCAATATAATGAAAATGGTTATGCGGATGCCAAACTACCTTTTGAGCCAGTTATCAATGAATACCCAATTGCCATTCGAGGTGGCTCCTTCAGGGATGGTCCACAACAACTGCGCAGTGCATCAAGATTGGCATCCAACCCTATTTGGAAACAAAGAGATCCGCAATTTCCACGAAGTAAATGGTGGTTCACCGATGCTGGATTTGTGGGTTTTAGGGTCGTCCGCCCAGTTACACCCCCTGCTCCAGAAAATTATTACGACTATTGGATTAAAAACTAA
- a CDS encoding GntR family transcriptional regulator, which yields MSKHEILVQSVVDAIGDNEFQVGDKLPSINIMVRDVGYARKTIVKAYEELKDRGLVESKNKQGYFVISQETGVVLRVALLLFAFQSFQEDFYNTLREELGKKFQVDVFFHHNNISIFETMITNIKGKYGMYVIAPIQDDAVKPMLQTIAPNKLILVDRYLDLGPEYSFIAQEFENATYSTLVKLLPDIKKYKSMVLFFNSKTDYSPIGIRRAYERFLKDHGIKGSIEENYISGTIKKDTLYFIKNDSILWTFLKDCNQGHCVLGKDLGILSYDDNVLKEIIMGGITTISTNFKEMAKIAAKYVMDGNEIRTIIPTNLISRSSL from the coding sequence TTGTCAAAGCATGAAATACTGGTTCAAAGTGTGGTGGATGCCATAGGAGATAATGAATTTCAAGTTGGTGACAAACTACCCTCAATAAATATTATGGTTCGCGATGTGGGATATGCCAGAAAAACCATTGTAAAGGCATACGAGGAGTTAAAGGACAGAGGACTTGTGGAATCAAAAAACAAACAAGGTTATTTTGTCATCAGTCAAGAAACAGGAGTTGTACTTAGGGTGGCGTTGTTACTATTTGCCTTCCAGAGTTTTCAAGAAGATTTTTACAACACCCTAAGAGAGGAACTTGGAAAAAAATTTCAAGTAGATGTGTTTTTTCACCATAACAACATCTCCATATTTGAAACAATGATTACGAATATCAAAGGGAAATATGGCATGTATGTAATCGCTCCCATACAAGACGATGCGGTAAAACCCATGCTGCAGACCATAGCCCCGAACAAATTGATATTGGTTGATAGATATTTGGATCTAGGTCCAGAGTATTCATTTATAGCTCAAGAGTTTGAAAACGCTACATACAGCACCTTGGTAAAATTATTGCCCGATATAAAAAAATATAAGAGCATGGTACTGTTCTTCAATTCCAAAACAGACTATTCACCAATAGGAATCCGAAGGGCCTATGAAAGGTTTTTAAAAGACCATGGTATTAAAGGCTCTATCGAAGAGAATTATATCTCGGGAACTATTAAAAAAGACACACTGTATTTTATAAAAAATGATTCCATTCTATGGACCTTCCTTAAGGATTGCAACCAAGGGCATTGTGTGCTTGGCAAAGACCTGGGTATCCTTTCCTATGATGATAATGTGCTCAAAGAGATTATTATGGGAGGTATAACCACTATATCCACTAATTTTAAGGAAATGGCCAAAATAGCAGCAAAATATGTTATGGATGGAAACGAAATAAGAACCATTATCCCCACAAACCTTATTAGCCGTAGTTCACTTTAA
- a CDS encoding hydroxypyruvate isomerase family protein, translated as MKRRNFVKDNLMLSGALSVGMTGLFAQNSSKNKLDFEVPATFNLKYAPHLGMFKESAGDDPIDQLNFMADMGFAAFEDNGMKGRSISLQEQMASTMEKRGIAMGVFVAHEISWNKPNLTNGDATLREKFLKEIKESIEVAKRVNAKWMTVVPGHVDLQLRKGYQTANVVESLKQASALLEPHGLTMVLEPLNFRDHPGLFLTDSPQAFEICKAVDSPSCKILFDIYHQQIQEGNLIPNIDATWDEIAYFQVGDNPGRKEPTTGEINYRNVFKHIHSKGFQGIVGMEHGNSKAGKAGETAVIEAYKVSDSF; from the coding sequence ATGAAGCGTAGAAATTTTGTAAAAGACAATCTAATGCTCTCTGGGGCATTAAGTGTTGGCATGACCGGACTATTTGCCCAGAATTCAAGTAAAAACAAATTGGATTTTGAGGTGCCGGCCACTTTCAACCTCAAGTATGCCCCACATTTGGGCATGTTCAAAGAATCTGCAGGCGACGACCCCATTGACCAGCTTAACTTTATGGCGGATATGGGCTTTGCCGCTTTTGAAGATAACGGTATGAAAGGCCGCTCCATAAGCCTACAGGAACAAATGGCCAGCACCATGGAAAAGCGAGGTATTGCAATGGGGGTGTTTGTTGCCCATGAGATTTCGTGGAACAAGCCCAACCTTACCAATGGGGATGCTACACTCCGTGAAAAATTTCTGAAGGAAATCAAAGAATCCATCGAGGTTGCAAAAAGGGTAAATGCCAAATGGATGACCGTGGTGCCAGGCCATGTGGACCTTCAACTGCGCAAAGGATACCAAACAGCCAATGTTGTGGAATCACTCAAACAGGCCAGTGCCCTTTTGGAGCCTCATGGATTGACCATGGTCTTGGAACCGCTAAACTTTAGGGACCACCCAGGACTTTTTCTTACAGATAGCCCCCAAGCCTTTGAAATATGCAAAGCCGTTGACAGTCCATCCTGCAAAATCCTTTTTGATATTTACCATCAACAAATACAGGAGGGCAACCTTATTCCCAACATAGATGCAACGTGGGACGAGATTGCTTATTTTCAAGTAGGTGACAACCCAGGCAGAAAAGAGCCAACAACCGGTGAAATAAATTACAGGAATGTTTTTAAACATATCCACTCTAAAGGATTTCAAGGTATTGTAGGAATGGAACATGGCAATTCAAAAGCAGGTAAAGCAGGTGAAACGGCTGTAATCGAGGCCTACAAAGTCAGTGATTCCTTTTAA
- a CDS encoding glycoside hydrolase family 2 TIM barrel-domain containing protein codes for MTNKWQFIILLVLLPNLIINAQDSVPDWENPKIITINTEEPHASFYHYNDHALDAPHETLSNYLSLNGTWKFHWSPKPADRPEDFYTENYDVSHWNNIDVPSDWQMRGYGYPIYTNIEYPFPKNAPFIPHDNNPVGSYKRKFNLGKDWASKQVYIHFGGVNSAFYLWVNGQKVGYSEGSKTPAEFNITPYIKQGENDIAVEVYRWCDGSYLEDQDFWRLSGIERDVILYATNPIRFQNIISRASLDSEHYKNGQLELEVRVNAAQKATNLQIEAKVLDGAKEITSLHGSLGTREDGTGKLTLEKNGLTISPWSAENPKLYDLQIVLKDSNGNQLDATTFKIGFRTSEIKNGQLWVNGQPILLKGVNRHEHDPVNGHVVSKESMLADIKNFKKYNINAVRTSHYPNDPLWYQLCDQYGIYVIDEANIESHGYGYNKGETLAQDPQFQEMHLNRIQRVVKRDINHPSVIIWSMGNEAGSGSNFVTPYNWIHEYDPNRPVHYERAGRANDSIHYKGRITDIVSWMYHEQNDVDKRYFERDNKKPLSEQRPFIWCEYSHAMGNSSGNFKDYWDWVRSHPRAQGGFIWDWMDQGLEQTTSTGEKYFAYGGDFEPEGVHSDENFCANGLMGSDLRPHPGLFEVKKVYQNVLFSKLDNTTYEIFNENFFTTTEQYEFKAILLENGIEVASQTLTVPAIEPQQKHKVTINFNYNLDASKEYYINVFGALKRDTPLLPKGEVLVSEQFKLHDGDISLNILNEPHKIKTKTSKDEQSYTVSVGEYTYVFGKDGFGLNALKKGDMDLLLEPVKLTFWRAPIDNDFGAWNSWNAPKDVDYFGYRNAADKKVLIGFDHKKNKDGTHSFHYKFDYKDLQATNTIIYTVDKNGGLKISCKFSPENPEKLKYMPRYGMVFVLDNQYQNTEYYGRGPHENYIDRKTASFVGLYKSKVADFYVPYIRPQENGNRTDVRFALLTNELGSGLNFVSENTPFSFSAHHNPMSDFDSESNKKAQRHTTDIQPKKAVYLHIDYGQTGVGGDNSWSMDGLANDEYKLDVSNASFTFGIYPSDIINLNQTNRD; via the coding sequence ATGACAAACAAATGGCAATTCATAATACTACTGGTTTTGCTTCCCAATTTGATCATAAACGCACAAGATAGCGTGCCCGATTGGGAAAATCCAAAAATTATTACAATCAATACAGAGGAGCCGCATGCCTCCTTTTATCATTACAATGACCATGCTTTGGATGCACCGCATGAAACGCTTTCCAATTACCTATCCCTAAATGGGACCTGGAAGTTTCACTGGTCACCCAAACCTGCCGATAGACCCGAAGATTTTTATACCGAAAATTACGATGTATCCCATTGGAACAACATTGATGTACCTTCCGACTGGCAAATGAGGGGATATGGCTATCCCATTTACACCAATATCGAATATCCTTTCCCAAAAAATGCGCCTTTTATTCCACATGACAATAATCCTGTGGGCAGCTATAAACGAAAATTCAATCTGGGCAAAGATTGGGCTTCCAAGCAGGTATACATTCATTTTGGAGGAGTCAATTCAGCATTTTATCTATGGGTGAACGGACAAAAGGTTGGTTACAGTGAAGGTTCAAAAACTCCGGCCGAATTCAATATCACCCCATACATCAAACAAGGAGAAAACGACATTGCCGTGGAGGTATACCGTTGGTGTGACGGTTCCTATCTGGAGGACCAGGACTTCTGGCGTTTAAGTGGAATTGAACGGGATGTTATCCTGTACGCCACCAATCCCATCAGATTTCAAAACATTATCTCAAGGGCATCCCTAGATAGTGAACATTACAAAAATGGGCAACTTGAGCTCGAAGTAAGGGTAAATGCAGCACAAAAAGCAACGAATTTGCAAATAGAGGCCAAAGTGCTTGACGGAGCAAAGGAAATTACATCCTTACACGGTTCCCTTGGCACCAGAGAAGATGGTACGGGCAAATTGACCTTGGAGAAAAACGGATTGACCATTTCCCCTTGGTCTGCAGAAAATCCAAAATTGTACGATCTTCAAATCGTACTGAAGGATTCCAATGGCAATCAACTCGATGCGACAACATTTAAGATTGGTTTCCGAACCAGTGAAATAAAAAATGGCCAATTGTGGGTCAACGGACAGCCCATTCTTCTTAAAGGTGTGAACAGGCACGAGCATGATCCCGTCAATGGACATGTCGTGAGCAAGGAGTCAATGCTAGCAGATATCAAAAACTTCAAAAAATACAACATCAATGCCGTTAGAACCTCGCATTACCCCAATGATCCCCTATGGTACCAACTTTGTGACCAATACGGCATTTATGTAATCGATGAGGCGAACATAGAATCCCACGGTTACGGTTACAATAAAGGAGAAACTTTGGCACAGGATCCACAATTCCAAGAAATGCACCTAAACCGCATTCAAAGAGTGGTGAAAAGAGATATTAACCACCCTTCGGTTATTATTTGGTCTATGGGCAACGAAGCCGGTAGCGGCAGCAATTTTGTAACCCCTTACAATTGGATCCACGAATATGACCCCAATCGTCCAGTACACTATGAACGGGCCGGAAGGGCCAATGATAGTATTCATTATAAAGGAAGGATTACCGATATCGTAAGTTGGATGTACCATGAACAAAACGATGTGGACAAACGGTATTTTGAGAGGGACAACAAAAAACCACTAAGTGAGCAACGCCCATTTATCTGGTGCGAGTACAGTCACGCCATGGGAAACAGCAGTGGAAACTTCAAAGATTATTGGGATTGGGTAAGAAGTCACCCTAGAGCCCAAGGAGGATTCATTTGGGACTGGATGGACCAAGGTCTGGAACAGACCACTTCCACGGGGGAAAAATACTTTGCCTATGGAGGGGATTTTGAACCGGAAGGCGTGCATTCCGATGAAAACTTTTGTGCCAATGGACTGATGGGATCGGACCTAAGGCCACATCCCGGTCTCTTCGAAGTGAAAAAAGTCTATCAAAATGTGCTGTTCTCCAAATTGGACAATACTACATACGAGATTTTCAACGAGAATTTCTTCACCACAACCGAGCAGTACGAATTTAAGGCCATTTTATTGGAAAATGGCATTGAGGTGGCATCACAAACCCTTACAGTTCCAGCTATTGAACCACAACAAAAGCACAAGGTCACCATCAATTTTAATTATAACTTGGATGCATCCAAAGAATATTACATCAATGTGTTCGGAGCCTTAAAAAGGGATACCCCCTTATTGCCCAAAGGTGAGGTTTTGGTTTCAGAACAGTTTAAGTTACACGATGGCGATATATCGCTAAATATCTTAAACGAGCCACATAAAATCAAAACCAAAACATCCAAGGACGAACAATCTTACACCGTATCGGTGGGTGAATACACCTATGTGTTCGGCAAGGACGGTTTTGGACTGAATGCCTTGAAAAAAGGCGATATGGATCTGTTACTTGAACCGGTGAAATTGACATTTTGGAGAGCGCCCATTGATAATGATTTTGGTGCATGGAATTCTTGGAACGCTCCAAAAGATGTAGATTACTTTGGCTATAGAAATGCTGCGGACAAAAAGGTATTGATTGGTTTCGACCATAAAAAGAATAAGGATGGAACCCATTCGTTCCACTATAAATTCGATTACAAAGATTTACAGGCAACAAATACCATCATCTACACAGTGGACAAAAATGGAGGATTGAAAATATCTTGCAAGTTCTCACCCGAAAACCCCGAGAAGTTGAAATACATGCCACGCTACGGTATGGTTTTCGTATTGGATAATCAATATCAAAATACAGAATACTACGGTAGGGGTCCTCATGAAAATTATATAGACCGAAAAACAGCATCCTTTGTAGGTTTGTACAAATCCAAAGTAGCTGATTTTTATGTACCCTACATCAGGCCCCAAGAAAATGGCAATAGAACAGATGTGCGCTTTGCATTGCTCACCAATGAATTGGGCAGTGGCCTAAATTTTGTTTCGGAAAACACACCCTTCTCCTTTTCGGCACACCATAACCCTATGTCGGATTTTGATTCGGAATCCAACAAAAAAGCACAACGGCACACCACGGACATTCAACCCAAAAAGGCAGTGTACCTTCATATTGATTATGGACAGACAGGTGTAGGTGGGGATAATAGCTGGAGTATGGACGGATTGGCCAATGATGAATATAAACTGGATGTCTCCAATGCATCCTTCACGTTCGGTATATATCCTAGTGACATAATAAACCTAAATCAGACTAACCGAGATTAA
- a CDS encoding fatty acid desaturase family protein, whose protein sequence is MLLLFFAPLAIIIFSTLTSVPLLFGLYILSGFGMAGIGMGVMHDAIHGSFSRNKMVNKLMGYTINLIGANDKVWRLQHNVLHHSYTNIEDHDDDINAPFFLRFSPHAKKNKLHKYQHYYAWFFYGLSTVSWVTSKDFVRYARYYKMGLVKNRRTYIEGIFKMAAWKILYFSYALVLPILLTAISPWLVVLAFLAMHFVTGLSITLVFQTAHVTPNASFPLPDTHGNLESERLAHQLETTCNFAPKSAWLSWMVGGLTNQIEHHLFPNISHIHYRNIAPIVKRTAEEFGLPYHSNGSFASAIFKHFKMLRDLGQMELQTIPTHQN, encoded by the coding sequence ATGTTACTGTTATTTTTCGCCCCCTTAGCTATCATCATTTTTTCAACCCTTACAAGTGTCCCATTGTTGTTTGGATTGTACATTTTGAGCGGATTCGGTATGGCAGGTATTGGCATGGGCGTAATGCACGACGCCATTCATGGTTCTTTTTCAAGGAACAAAATGGTCAACAAACTCATGGGGTACACGATCAATCTGATCGGTGCCAATGACAAGGTCTGGAGGCTGCAACACAATGTTTTGCACCATAGCTATACCAATATAGAAGATCATGACGATGATATTAACGCGCCATTTTTCCTGAGGTTCTCACCTCACGCCAAAAAGAACAAGCTCCATAAATACCAGCATTACTATGCATGGTTCTTTTATGGTCTGTCAACGGTTTCATGGGTCACTTCCAAGGATTTTGTCCGGTACGCCAGGTATTACAAAATGGGCCTGGTGAAAAATCGAAGGACATACATCGAAGGAATCTTTAAGATGGCCGCCTGGAAGATATTATATTTTTCCTATGCGCTGGTCCTGCCGATTCTGTTGACCGCTATTTCACCATGGCTGGTGGTCCTTGCCTTTTTGGCCATGCACTTTGTGACTGGATTGAGTATCACCTTGGTCTTCCAAACGGCCCACGTTACCCCCAATGCCTCATTCCCCTTACCGGATACCCATGGAAATTTGGAGTCCGAACGTTTGGCACATCAACTGGAGACCACATGTAACTTTGCGCCAAAGAGTGCATGGTTATCGTGGATGGTAGGAGGTCTGACCAATCAGATAGAACATCATCTTTTCCCAAATATATCACATATACATTACCGCAACATAGCACCGATAGTAAAACGTACGGCCGAAGAGTTTGGCTTGCCCTATCACTCCAACGGATCTTTTGCATCCGCGATTTTCAAACACTTTAAAATGCTCCGCGATTTGGGGCAAATGGAATTACAGACAATTCCAACACATCAAAACTAA
- a CDS encoding cold-shock protein, with amino-acid sequence MQEGTVKFFNTEKGYGFITPTNSKADIFVHNSGLIHEIMENDGVSFETEQGQKGLNAVNVRRID; translated from the coding sequence ATGCAAGAAGGAACAGTAAAGTTTTTCAACACCGAAAAAGGGTATGGGTTTATTACCCCAACAAATTCAAAAGCGGACATCTTTGTCCACAACAGTGGACTCATCCATGAGATTATGGAAAACGATGGGGTCTCATTTGAAACGGAGCAAGGCCAGAAAGGACTCAATGCGGTCAACGTAAGGCGAATCGACTGA
- a CDS encoding DEAD/DEAH box helicase, whose product MHYNKKHRTGTSGKRPVSRLNPELLVKKSTSTNTEPYVSDRNFEQFHLHGELRKNIAHKGYRSPSEIQDRCFDHLLKGKNLVGIAATGTGKTGAFLIPMVQQMLTANNVSGLVVVPTRELAQQVQSEFRSLTKGTRLTSACFIGGTNVGRDISSARGNLDLIVGTPGRLNDLIDRRALRIDTRSTLVLDEFDRMLDMGFIKDIQKLVSGMRNRKQTMLFSATLDPNQEKLIQQITGAATRVNVSSGTRSSDNVDQHIIRVKNSENKFDVLFKLVNESSFEKVLLFAETKRGVDKLSKQLKNSGIRSDVIHGNKSQNYRSRAIELFKSGSTKILVATDVAARGIDIKGVTHVINYQLPQTMDSYIHRIGRTGRASATGVAYTFVN is encoded by the coding sequence ATGCATTATAATAAAAAGCACCGGACAGGTACGTCCGGCAAACGGCCCGTGTCCAGGTTAAATCCTGAACTACTTGTCAAAAAATCAACATCGACAAATACCGAACCCTATGTTTCAGATAGAAATTTTGAACAATTCCATTTACATGGGGAACTTCGTAAAAACATTGCCCATAAGGGCTATCGATCGCCTTCTGAAATTCAGGACAGGTGTTTCGACCACCTGCTGAAAGGGAAAAACTTAGTGGGCATTGCGGCCACAGGTACAGGTAAAACAGGGGCATTCCTTATCCCCATGGTACAGCAGATGCTTACCGCCAACAACGTTTCCGGTCTAGTGGTAGTGCCCACCCGGGAATTGGCACAACAGGTACAGTCCGAATTCAGGTCATTGACCAAAGGTACCCGGCTCACGTCTGCATGCTTTATCGGAGGAACAAATGTGGGCAGGGACATATCCTCGGCAAGGGGAAACCTGGACCTTATTGTGGGCACACCGGGGAGGCTGAACGATTTGATTGACCGAAGGGCATTGAGAATTGATACCAGATCGACCCTGGTTTTGGATGAGTTTGACAGAATGTTGGACATGGGGTTCATCAAAGATATACAAAAGCTTGTTTCTGGCATGCGAAACCGAAAGCAGACCATGTTGTTCTCGGCGACCTTGGACCCGAACCAGGAAAAACTGATCCAGCAGATCACCGGGGCGGCAACACGTGTAAATGTGTCAAGCGGAACCAGATCGAGCGATAACGTCGATCAACATATCATCCGAGTGAAGAACAGTGAAAATAAATTTGATGTATTGTTCAAGCTGGTAAACGAATCTTCTTTTGAAAAAGTGCTGTTGTTCGCAGAAACGAAAAGAGGGGTGGATAAATTAAGCAAGCAATTGAAGAATTCCGGGATTAGATCGGATGTCATTCATGGGAACAAGTCACAGAACTATCGCTCAAGGGCAATAGAGCTGTTCAAGTCGGGCAGCACAAAAATATTGGTGGCAACGGATGTTGCTGCTAGGGGAATTGATATCAAGGGGGTAACCCATGTGATCAACTATCAATTGCCCCAAACAATGGATAGCTATATCCATAGGATAGGTAGGACGGGCCGTGCATCTGCCACTGGAGTGGCCTACACGTTCGTCAATTAA
- a CDS encoding cold-shock protein, producing MQKGTVKFFNNDKGYGFITPTNSNEDIFVHSSGLIDEVRENDEVHYETEQGQKGLNAVNVEVID from the coding sequence ATGCAAAAAGGAACAGTAAAGTTTTTCAACAACGATAAAGGGTATGGGTTTATCACCCCGACAAATTCCAACGAGGATATTTTTGTGCACTCATCGGGGTTGATCGATGAAGTAAGGGAAAATGACGAAGTACATTATGAAACGGAGCAGGGTCAGAAAGGACTAAATGCAGTCAATGTTGAAGTGATCGATTAA
- a CDS encoding Gfo/Idh/MocA family protein produces MKHKDQPNANSRREFIKNASIASSAIIVPSLGTNAMVNVFNEKKLKIALVGCGGRGTGAANQALEADDHVELVAMADLFEDQLNSSYGHLNEKYKDTGKINVKDKHKFVGFDGFKKAIDLADVVILTTPPGFRPYHFAYAIENDKHVFMEKPVATDVPGIRKVLETAKLAEQKKLNVVVGLQRHYQENYIKVNSIIKNGDLGKIVAGQVYWNSAGVWVRQRKPEQSELEYQMRNWYYFNWICGDHILEQHIHNIDVANWFIGEYPISAQGMGGRMVRKGPDHGEIFDHHFVEFTYPSGAVISSQCRHQPNTMYKVGEAFQLTNGTVETNDAGVAKIYDLSGNETQAINNSMGHNPYQEEHNELFASIRNKGVINDAFNGAKSTMTAIMGRMATYSGKVINWEEALASNLQLMPEEITWDSPTPTSPDENGNYPVPVPGRAKVL; encoded by the coding sequence ATGAAACATAAAGACCAACCGAATGCCAACTCCAGAAGAGAGTTTATCAAAAATGCCTCTATTGCATCTAGCGCCATAATTGTGCCATCACTGGGCACCAATGCCATGGTGAATGTTTTTAACGAAAAAAAGTTGAAAATCGCCCTAGTAGGTTGCGGGGGCCGGGGAACCGGTGCTGCGAACCAAGCCCTTGAAGCCGATGATCATGTGGAATTGGTCGCCATGGCCGATTTGTTCGAAGACCAGTTAAATTCTAGCTATGGCCATTTGAACGAAAAATATAAGGACACGGGGAAAATCAATGTAAAAGACAAACATAAGTTTGTTGGGTTTGATGGCTTTAAAAAAGCCATTGATCTTGCCGATGTGGTGATTCTGACAACCCCGCCCGGCTTTAGGCCTTACCATTTTGCCTATGCCATTGAAAACGATAAGCATGTTTTTATGGAAAAGCCTGTGGCAACAGATGTACCCGGGATACGCAAAGTACTTGAAACCGCTAAACTGGCCGAACAAAAAAAACTGAATGTTGTTGTTGGACTTCAACGACATTACCAAGAAAATTATATCAAGGTCAATTCAATCATCAAAAATGGTGATTTGGGCAAAATTGTGGCCGGACAGGTGTATTGGAACAGTGCCGGTGTGTGGGTACGCCAACGAAAGCCCGAACAATCCGAACTTGAGTATCAGATGAGAAACTGGTATTATTTCAATTGGATTTGTGGCGACCACATTCTGGAACAGCACATCCACAATATTGATGTGGCCAACTGGTTTATTGGAGAGTATCCGATTTCCGCCCAAGGTATGGGAGGAAGAATGGTGAGGAAAGGACCTGATCATGGTGAGATATTCGACCATCACTTTGTAGAATTCACCTATCCAAGTGGAGCGGTAATTTCAAGTCAATGTCGCCATCAACCCAATACCATGTACAAGGTTGGCGAGGCGTTTCAACTGACCAACGGAACAGTAGAGACAAACGATGCAGGTGTAGCAAAAATATATGACCTTTCTGGGAACGAGACACAAGCTATCAACAATTCGATGGGCCATAACCCCTATCAAGAGGAGCATAATGAACTTTTTGCTTCCATTCGAAACAAAGGAGTCATCAATGATGCTTTTAACGGTGCAAAAAGTACAATGACAGCGATAATGGGACGAATGGCGACCTACAGTGGAAAAGTCATAAACTGGGAGGAGGCCCTGGCATCAAATCTACAGCTCATGCCCGAGGAAATCACATGGGATTCTCCGACACCGACAAGCCCAGATGAAAATGGCAACTACCCTGTCCCGGTGCCAGGCCGGGCCAAAGTTCTTTAG